In the Camelus bactrianus isolate YW-2024 breed Bactrian camel chromosome 17, ASM4877302v1, whole genome shotgun sequence genome, one interval contains:
- the GNL3 gene encoding guanine nucleotide-binding protein-like 3, giving the protein MKRPKLKKASKRMTCHKRYKIQKKVREHHRKLRKEAKKRGRKKPRKDPGVPNSAPFKEALLREAELRKQRLEELKQQQKLDRQKEQDKKRKLGTNPGVELSNEELVKEEFGQSKAKKAKSSKQNPKKLYCQELKKVIEASDVVLEVLDARDPLGCRCPQVEAAIVEGGQKKLVLVLNKSDLVPKDNLENWLIYLKKELPTVVFKASTKLKDKGKRIKVGKKAAPFKSEVCVGKEGLWKLLRGFQETYGKAIHVGVIGFPNVGKSSIINSLKQERICHVGVSMGLTRCMQVIPLDKQITIIDSPSFIVSPLNSAPALALRSPASIEVVKPVEAASAILSHADSRQVVLKFTVPDFKNSLEFFTSFAQRRGLHQKGGSPNVEAAAKLLWSEWTGATLGYYCHPPTPWTPSPHFNENIMINMKWGFNLEELEKNNARSIQAIKGPRLASSILFQSSGLTNGIIEEKDISEELPKQKERKQEEEEDFEDVDTDQESVDEEGDEKSSDMSPAEEACEALPECQADEQSAQSFVLDKITEEEDDAYDFSTDYV; this is encoded by the exons ATGAAGCGGCCAA AGTTAAAGAAAGCAAGTAAACGTATGACCTGCCATAAGCGGTATAAAATCCAAAAAAAG GTTCGAGAGCACCATCGAAAATTGAGGAAAGAGGCGAAAAAACGGGGTCGAAAGAAGCCTAGGAAAGACCCTGGAGTTCCAAACAGTGCTCCGTTTAAGGAGGCTCTTCTTAGGGAAGCTGAGCTGAGGAAACAGCGG CTTGAAGAACTGAAACAGCAGCAGAAACTTgacaggcagaaggaacaggacaagaaaagaaaacttggaaCTAACCCTGGTGTGGAGCTATCTAATGAGGAACTGGTGAAAGAG GAATTTGGGCAGAGCAAAGCTAAGAAAGCCAAGTCCAGCAAACAGAATCCGAAGAAGTTGTATTGTCAGGAACTTAAAAAG GTGATTGAGGCCTCAGATGTTGTGCTGGAGGTGTTGGATGCCAGAGATCCCCTTGGTTGCAGATGTCCCCAGGTAGAAGCCGCCATTGTCGAGGGTGGACAGAAAAAGCTGGTACTTGTATTAAATAAGTCAG ATCTGGTTCCAAAGGATAATCTGGAGAACTGGcttatttatttgaagaaagaatTGCCAACAGTGGTGTTCAAAGCCTCAACAAAGCTGAAGGACAAAGGGAAGAGAATCAAG GTAGGGAAGAAAGCTGCTCCATTCAAAAGTGAAGTCTGTGTTGGGAAAGAAGGCCTTTGGAAACTTCTTCGAGGTTTTCAGGAGACTTACGGCAAAGCCATTCACGTTGGGGTAATTG GTTTTCCAAATGTGGGGAAAAGCAGCATCATCAATAGCTTAAAACAAGAACGTATATGTCATGTTGGTGTATCCATGGGGCTTACAAG GTGTATGCAGGTTATTCCCTTGGACAAACAAATCACAATCATAGATAGTCCAAGTTTCATTGTGTCTCCACTTAACTCTGCTCCTGCACTTGCTCTGAGAAGTCCAGCAAGTATTGAGGTAGTAAAACCAGTGGAGGCTGCTAGTGCGATACTGTCCCATGCTGATTCTCGACAG gtagTACTGAAATTTactgttccagattttaagaATTCTCTGGAATTTTTTACTTCATTTGCTCAGAGAAGAGGACTGCACCAAAAGGGTGGAAGCCCAAATGTAGAAGCTGCTGCCAAACTGCTGTGGTCTGAGTGGACAGG TGCCACCTTAGGTTACTATTGCCATCCCCCTACACCCTGGACTCCTTCTCCACATTTTAATGAGAACATTATGATAAACATGAAATGGGGCTTTAATCTGGAAGAACTGGAAAAGAATAATGCACGTAGCATACAAG CCATCAAGGGCCCTCGGTTAGCCAGCAGCATCCTTTTCCAGTCTTCAGGTCTGACAAATGGAATAATAGAGGAAAAGGATATATCTGAAGAACTGCCgaaacagaaggaaaggaagcaggaggaagaggaagacttTGAAGATGTCGACACTGATCAGGAAAGTGTTGATGAAGAAGGTGAT GAGAAGAGCTCAGATATGTCCCCTGCCGAAGAGGCCTGTGAGGCACTGCCTGAGTGTCAGGCAG ATGAGCAGTCTGCACAGTCTTTTGTCTTGGATAAAATAACTGAAGAGGAAGATGATGCTTATGACTTCAGTACAGACTATGTATAA
- the GLT8D1 gene encoding glycosyltransferase 8 domain-containing protein 1 — MSFRKVNIVILVLAVALFLLVLHHNFLGLSSLLRNEVSDSGIVGLQPVDFIPNAPEQAVDGRQEEIPVVIAASEDRLGGAIAAINSIQHNTRSNVIFYIVTLNSTADHLRSWLSSSTLKSIRYKIVNFDTKLLEGKVKKDPDEGESIKPLTFARFYLPILVPGAKKAIYMDDDVIVQGDILALYNTPLKPGHAAAFSEDCDSTSTKVVIRGAGNQYNYIGYLDYKKERIRKLSMKASTCSFNPGVFVANLTEWKKQNITNQLEKWMKLNVEEGLYSRTLAGSITTPPLLIVFYQQHSTIDPMWNVRHLGSSAGKRYSPQFVKAAKLLHWNGHFKPWGRTASYTDVWEKWYIPDPTGKFSLIRRHVEISNIK, encoded by the exons ATGTCATTCCGTAAAG TAAACATTGTCATCCTAGTCCTGGCTGTTGCTCTCTTCTTGCTGGTTTTGCACCATAACTTCCTTGGCCTGAGCAGCCTGCTGAGGAATGAAGTTTCAG ATTCAGGAATTGTGGGGCTTCAGCCTGTAGACTTTATCCCAAATGCTCCCGAACAAGCAGTGGATGGGAGACAAGAGGAGATTCCTGTGGTCATTGCAGCATCTGAAGATAGGCTCGGGGGGGCCATTGCAGCCATAAACAGCATTCAACACAACACTCGCTCCAATGTGATCTTCTACATTGTTACGCTCAACAGTACAGCAGACCATCTCCG GTCCTGGCTCAGCAGCAGTACCCTGAAAAGCATCAGGTACAAAATTGTGAATTTTGACACTAAGCTTTTGGAAGGGAAAGTAAAGAAGGATCCTGACGAGGGGGAATCCATTAAACCA TTAACCTTTGCAAGGTTCTACTTGCCAATTCTGGTTCCCGGTGCAAAGAAGGCCATATACATGGATGACGATGTAATTGTGCAAG GTGATATCCTTGCCCTATACAATACACCACTGAAGCCAGGACATGCAGCTGCATTTTCAGAAGACTGTGATTCAACCTCTACTAAAGTTGTCATCCGTGGAGCAGGGAACCAG TACAATTACATTGGATATCTTgactataaaaaggaaagaattcgTAAGCTTTCCATGAAAGCGAGCACCTGCTCATTTAATCCTGGAGTTTTTGTTGCAAACTTGACAGAATGGAAAAAACAGAATATAACTAACCAGCTGGAAAAATGGATGAAACTCAATGTAGA AGAAGGATTGTATAGCAGAACACTGGCTGGCAGCATCACAACACCACCTCTGCTGATCGTATTTTATCAACAGCATTCCACCATCGACCCTATGTGGAATGTTCGCCATCTGG GTTCCAGCGCTGGAAAACGATATTCTCCCCAGTTTGTAAAGGCTGCCAAGTTACTCCATTGGAATGGGCACTTTAAGCCATGGGGAAGAACTGCTTCGTATACTGATGTCTGGGAAAAATGGTATATTCCGGACCCAACAGGTAAATTCAGCCTAATCCGAAGACATGTGGAGATCtcaaatataaagtaa